One window of Catonella massiliensis genomic DNA carries:
- a CDS encoding phage tail tube protein — protein MERTLSPEKVMNGTFGEVWLDDYYLAEVLSLEAKASLEKTEVNQARTLVKGYKVTGIDCKGTLKLNKVTSYFLTKLSESIKKGKVVKCTIISKLADPDSDGIERVKLTGCVFDEITLANWEVKKLGEESIPFTFTGWEVLDYVPAQ, from the coding sequence ATGGAGAGAACGCTATCACCTGAAAAGGTAATGAATGGTACTTTTGGCGAAGTGTGGCTTGATGATTACTACTTAGCCGAGGTTTTATCATTAGAGGCAAAGGCCTCACTTGAAAAAACGGAAGTTAACCAGGCAAGAACTCTTGTCAAGGGTTACAAAGTGACAGGTATAGACTGCAAGGGAACGCTGAAGCTAAACAAGGTTACAAGCTACTTCTTAACTAAGCTTTCAGAGAGCATAAAGAAGGGAAAAGTAGTTAAGTGCACCATTATATCAAAGCTTGCAGATCCTGACTCTGACGGAATAGAAAGGGTAAAGCTCACAGGCTGCGTATTTGATGAGATTACTCTTGCTAACTGGGAAGTAAAGAAACTTGGTGAGGAATCAATCCCATTCACATTCACAGGCTGGGAAGTCCTTGACTATGTCCCTGCACAGTAA
- a CDS encoding phage tail assembly chaperone has protein sequence MNLVDELLKIDSKKADELKKGVFKSKRLATLLGSKEETVDVTISEIPSRRINDIIGYQFNKNGSFDIAKSYDAKLILCTEALVEPDLMNKSLQAHFDCKTARDLCEKLFGIEVNELSDEISALCGITKDENEEEEIKNL, from the coding sequence ATGAATTTAGTTGATGAGTTATTAAAGATAGATTCCAAAAAGGCGGATGAGCTTAAAAAGGGTGTGTTTAAGTCAAAGAGACTTGCGACACTCTTAGGTAGCAAAGAAGAGACTGTTGATGTAACCATAAGTGAGATTCCATCAAGAAGAATCAACGACATAATCGGTTATCAGTTCAATAAAAACGGTAGCTTTGATATTGCAAAGTCTTATGATGCAAAGCTTATTCTTTGCACCGAGGCACTTGTAGAGCCGGACTTAATGAACAAGAGCCTACAGGCACATTTTGACTGCAAGACCGCGAGAGACCTTTGCGAAAAGCTCTTCGGAATTGAGGTAAACGAGTTAAGCGATGAAATATCTGCCCTTTGCGGAATCACCAAGGATGAGAATGAAGAGGAAGAAATAAAAAACTTATAA
- a CDS encoding phage tail tape measure protein, producing MGKIVDVTLRLVDKMSSPLRIAGTYLQDNARQWMKAGKQIERSGKAIAGVGANLTKTVTAPIAGIGVASVKLAADFEKGMSTVQSISGATGTDLEMLSKKAKEMGLKTKYSASESAEAFKYMAMAGWKAGEMADGIEGVMYLAGATGEDLAGTSDIVTDALTAFGMQAKDTNKFVDVLAQTANKSNTSVSMLGESFKYVAPVAGALKFNAQDVSTALGLMANSGIKASSAGTALRSLFTRMAKPTKESQTAMDALGISLTDSKGNMKSLDTIMRETRKSFAGLTESQKAQYAAALAGKTGMSGLLAIVNSADSDFNELSTAIYNSDGACKKMYDTANNNLSGQLTILKSTIEGIGISFGERLLPYIKQGTEFIQRLADKFNSPTKAQQDTIIKVGLIAAAVGPAIFLFGRTVMVVGKLVKTVGMVGNAFKTAKTVMGLVTAPANAVVLGLAAVVVAGVLIYKNWDKIKAAAGRLWNFVKNIFQRIGISGDSLKKKLAPIGQKFSAIGEHIQGFWKVVSPLLSKIGEAVHAVFSVLIGAAIGSAIGYFNSLFDGITTMISGLLTAFDGIITFITGVFTLNWSKAWEGVKNIFGGIFEGLGGMLKMPINGVISMINGAIAGINSISVDIPDWVPGIGGEKFGINIPQLPMLARGTDNWKGGFAQISEKGGEIVDLPSGARVYPHDETVRKAYADGAKRNDGKSVYIAKLADSIVVKSESDIDKIAEALAKKIFETSDNMGGEEIGYIY from the coding sequence ATGGGAAAAATAGTTGATGTAACATTACGGCTTGTTGATAAAATGTCGAGTCCTTTAAGGATTGCAGGCACATATTTACAAGATAATGCAAGGCAATGGATGAAGGCTGGCAAGCAGATAGAAAGGTCAGGGAAAGCCATTGCCGGCGTGGGTGCTAATCTAACAAAAACAGTTACTGCCCCTATTGCGGGAATTGGAGTTGCTTCAGTAAAGCTGGCAGCAGACTTTGAAAAGGGAATGAGTACCGTCCAATCGATATCCGGAGCAACAGGGACAGACCTTGAAATGCTGTCGAAGAAAGCTAAGGAAATGGGCTTAAAAACAAAGTATTCAGCAAGTGAATCCGCAGAAGCATTTAAGTACATGGCTATGGCTGGCTGGAAAGCCGGGGAGATGGCAGATGGTATAGAGGGAGTAATGTACCTTGCAGGAGCTACAGGAGAAGACCTTGCAGGCACTTCCGACATCGTTACAGATGCCCTTACAGCCTTCGGTATGCAGGCAAAGGACACAAATAAATTTGTTGATGTATTAGCGCAGACGGCGAACAAATCAAATACAAGTGTGTCTATGCTGGGAGAATCCTTTAAGTATGTGGCTCCTGTAGCTGGAGCATTGAAGTTTAATGCTCAGGATGTATCTACTGCCCTTGGACTTATGGCGAATAGTGGTATAAAGGCATCATCTGCCGGTACTGCTTTAAGAAGTTTATTCACAAGGATGGCAAAGCCTACAAAAGAATCACAAACAGCGATGGACGCTCTTGGTATATCTCTAACAGACTCTAAGGGCAACATGAAATCCCTTGATACAATTATGAGGGAGACAAGAAAGAGCTTTGCAGGGCTGACCGAATCGCAGAAGGCACAGTATGCTGCGGCTCTTGCAGGTAAAACCGGAATGAGTGGATTGCTTGCAATAGTCAACTCTGCCGATAGCGATTTTAACGAGCTTTCAACGGCTATCTACAACTCAGATGGTGCTTGTAAAAAAATGTATGACACGGCAAATAACAACCTATCGGGCCAGCTTACCATATTAAAGTCAACAATTGAAGGTATAGGGATATCCTTTGGTGAGCGGTTACTGCCATATATTAAGCAAGGCACGGAATTTATACAGAGATTAGCGGATAAGTTCAACTCACCGACTAAAGCTCAGCAGGATACTATCATCAAAGTGGGACTTATAGCAGCCGCAGTAGGTCCTGCTATCTTCCTTTTTGGTAGAACGGTCATGGTTGTTGGTAAGCTTGTTAAGACAGTTGGAATGGTTGGCAATGCGTTCAAAACAGCCAAAACAGTAATGGGCTTAGTTACAGCCCCTGCAAATGCTGTGGTACTAGGCTTGGCAGCGGTAGTAGTTGCCGGAGTTCTTATATATAAAAACTGGGATAAGATAAAGGCAGCAGCCGGCAGATTGTGGAACTTTGTTAAGAATATATTTCAAAGAATTGGAATCTCAGGAGACAGTCTTAAGAAAAAACTTGCACCTATAGGGCAGAAGTTCAGCGCAATAGGGGAGCATATACAAGGATTTTGGAAGGTTGTCAGTCCTTTGCTCAGCAAGATAGGTGAAGCAGTGCATGCTGTATTCTCTGTTCTCATCGGAGCTGCCATAGGTTCTGCAATTGGATATTTTAACTCACTTTTCGACGGAATAACAACTATGATTAGCGGTCTACTAACAGCATTTGATGGGATTATAACCTTTATAACAGGAGTATTTACACTCAATTGGAGCAAGGCTTGGGAAGGTGTAAAAAACATCTTCGGCGGTATCTTTGAGGGACTAGGTGGAATGCTTAAAATGCCAATAAATGGCGTAATCTCTATGATAAATGGAGCTATTGCGGGCATAAACAGTATAAGTGTTGATATCCCTGACTGGGTGCCCGGTATCGGTGGCGAGAAGTTCGGCATCAATATCCCGCAGTTGCCTATGCTTGCACGAGGCACGGACAACTGGAAAGGTGGATTTGCTCAAATCTCTGAGAAAGGTGGCGAGATTGTAGACCTTCCTTCAGGAGCTAGAGTATATCCACACGATGAGACTGTAAGGAAAGCATACGCAGATGGTGCCAAGAGAAACGATGGTAAGTCGGTATATATCGCAAAGCTTGCAGATTCTATAGTTGTAAAAAGCGAAAGCGACATTGATAAGATAGCTGAAGCATTAGCTAAGAAAATATTTGAGACAAGCGACAATATGGGAGGGGAAGAGATTGGATATATTTATTAA
- a CDS encoding XkdQ/YqbQ family protein has protein sequence MAIKLLWNKKWLDYTSVEWSGSHNQSSRQITFSLPANRYDKGFKNVNIKLGDIVSLYDSKTRLFLGVITAREKSAEIGTESYTARDFLHYLLRSMGMYKFKNKTPEQIVKQICGSVGIKIEKVATTGVVIPKMICEDMSLYDIIAKAYRKAFLKTGKRYLLSMNADKLVVSEKGLKSGITLNQSQDITGATYSDTTDNMVNLVKIYNDSMKQIGEVRHKDNIDKFGIYQSTYQKEDGVNANTEAGKMLVGVTREVSVSAIGYIEAVAGKSIVIKDGATGLKGMFYITNDSHRFENGTHMMDLDLAWKLFDEEASEDAEEKKGKKSKKKKGRRTAKQKVTPTSTVYYLKSGNVYHSNSSCRVLEGNTPKKTILSELLKETLKKGKNKGKSKYRACKICCKTD, from the coding sequence ATGGCTATTAAGCTTTTATGGAATAAGAAGTGGCTTGATTATACAAGCGTAGAATGGTCAGGCTCGCACAATCAAAGTTCAAGGCAGATTACCTTTTCATTGCCGGCCAACCGTTACGATAAAGGCTTTAAGAATGTAAATATCAAACTTGGTGATATCGTAAGCCTGTATGATAGTAAGACAAGGCTTTTCTTAGGAGTTATAACAGCAAGGGAAAAGTCGGCAGAGATAGGTACAGAAAGCTACACCGCAAGAGACTTCTTACATTATCTGCTTAGATCTATGGGCATGTATAAATTTAAGAATAAGACTCCTGAGCAGATTGTTAAACAAATCTGTGGCAGTGTAGGCATTAAGATAGAAAAGGTTGCTACTACAGGGGTAGTAATACCCAAGATGATATGTGAGGATATGAGCCTTTATGACATCATTGCCAAGGCATACAGAAAGGCTTTTCTTAAGACTGGCAAAAGGTATCTGCTGTCTATGAACGCTGATAAGCTGGTTGTATCTGAAAAAGGTCTAAAAAGCGGGATAACACTTAACCAGTCGCAGGATATAACCGGGGCGACCTATTCGGATACTACTGACAACATGGTTAATCTTGTAAAAATCTACAACGATAGTATGAAGCAGATAGGAGAGGTAAGGCATAAAGACAATATAGATAAGTTCGGCATTTATCAATCCACTTATCAGAAGGAAGATGGAGTAAATGCTAACACAGAGGCAGGCAAGATGCTTGTAGGTGTGACACGAGAGGTATCTGTATCAGCTATTGGTTATATTGAGGCTGTGGCAGGGAAAAGCATAGTGATAAAAGACGGTGCTACCGGATTAAAAGGGATGTTCTATATCACCAATGATAGTCATAGATTTGAAAACGGAACTCACATGATGGACTTAGACCTCGCTTGGAAGTTATTTGACGAAGAAGCTTCTGAAGACGCAGAAGAGAAGAAAGGAAAGAAGTCCAAAAAGAAAAAGGGCAGAAGAACAGCTAAGCAGAAGGTTACTCCTACATCTACCGTGTATTACCTCAAGTCCGGAAATGTGTATCATTCAAATTCATCTTGCCGTGTGCTCGAGGGGAATACTCCTAAAAAGACTATATTATCGGAATTATTGAAAGAGACACTTAAGAAAGGCAAGAATAAAGGCAAGTCAAAGTATAGAGCTTGCAAGATATGCTGCAAGACTGATTAA
- a CDS encoding DUF2577 family protein, with translation MNGYEKLIMTIRKEGARNNPPSLFIGEMTSKNECAIGSLSLDKEDLLFAEHLTKRVVSELDIKADDKGVSKTGTNDKCKYIEPLKKGDKVLLYKVGEEKYVVIERVVSL, from the coding sequence ATGAATGGATATGAAAAGCTAATAATGACCATAAGAAAAGAGGGGGCAAGGAACAATCCACCCTCTCTTTTTATCGGAGAAATGACATCAAAGAACGAATGTGCAATAGGTAGCTTGAGCCTTGATAAAGAGGATTTGCTATTTGCTGAGCACTTAACTAAGCGAGTGGTAAGTGAGCTTGATATAAAGGCAGACGATAAAGGAGTAAGCAAGACAGGCACAAATGATAAATGTAAGTATATTGAGCCACTTAAGAAGGGCGACAAAGTACTACTTTACAAAGTTGGTGAAGAAAAATATGTAGTAATAGAAAGGGTGGTGAGTTTGTAG
- a CDS encoding DUF2634 domain-containing protein, whose protein sequence is MFPFDIDIEDEEEVIEGESNLNTDYEIDFNTGRLTGRIITGLAAVVQWARLTLATERYFYSQYSWDYGSELQNLIGKNHSKDYIESEVKRILNEALLINEAIKGIEDLKCDTNGEKLKTSFGLETIYGRGDIDV, encoded by the coding sequence GTGTTCCCTTTTGACATAGACATAGAGGATGAGGAAGAAGTTATTGAGGGCGAAAGCAACCTTAATACAGATTATGAGATAGATTTTAACACCGGGAGATTGACCGGGCGAATAATTACAGGATTGGCAGCAGTAGTCCAATGGGCAAGGCTTACCTTAGCGACTGAAAGGTACTTTTATAGTCAATATAGTTGGGACTATGGAAGTGAGCTGCAGAACCTTATAGGGAAGAACCATTCAAAAGACTATATAGAAAGTGAAGTAAAAAGGATATTAAATGAAGCCTTGTTAATAAATGAGGCTATAAAGGGTATTGAGGATTTGAAATGTGATACTAACGGCGAAAAGCTCAAGACATCCTTTGGGCTGGAGACTATATACGGAAGAGGTGATATAGATGTATGA
- a CDS encoding baseplate J/gp47 family protein, which translates to MYEDKTYNNIMAEMMADFGADVRTDEGSLAFNACAKIAEKLEDVYGDMDELERNMYPDTQDLPHLIRNAKGKIEYLYAYPAVVKGVFKQDIEIGEQFICGNYTYTVSEKIEEHTYKLTCDTDGAEVNTNKGELIPANYIDDYKGGEITEIIIQGADDEEEEVFRKRLLDTFKNIHFGGNKADYRKLLNDRKEVGGCKPKRRAEGSPWVDIVVISSTFNTPSAEVIKDIQEYIDPEATHGEGDGMAPCCHSVQIKGAESVKINISAKIVFEGGYSAETSRSHIEEAIEKYLSELRKGWEANEFNDMTVRLSRIEANILNIPGILDIENTTLNGVPGNTTLTYEKIPVKGEVVINV; encoded by the coding sequence ATGTATGAGGATAAGACCTACAATAATATTATGGCTGAAATGATGGCGGATTTCGGCGCAGATGTGCGAACAGATGAAGGCTCGCTTGCTTTCAACGCGTGTGCAAAAATTGCCGAAAAGCTGGAAGATGTCTATGGCGACATGGACGAGTTGGAGCGAAACATGTATCCGGATACTCAGGACCTGCCTCATCTGATAAGGAACGCAAAGGGTAAGATTGAGTATTTATATGCTTATCCTGCCGTGGTAAAGGGGGTATTTAAGCAGGATATCGAAATAGGAGAACAGTTTATCTGTGGCAATTATACCTATACTGTATCTGAAAAGATTGAGGAGCACACCTACAAGCTCACCTGTGATACGGATGGGGCTGAGGTGAACACCAATAAGGGCGAGCTTATCCCTGCTAACTACATTGATGACTACAAGGGTGGAGAGATTACTGAGATTATAATTCAAGGTGCAGATGATGAAGAGGAAGAAGTGTTTAGAAAGAGGCTCCTTGACACCTTTAAGAATATTCATTTTGGCGGGAATAAAGCGGATTACCGAAAGCTGCTAAACGATCGCAAGGAAGTTGGAGGTTGTAAGCCTAAGAGAAGAGCGGAGGGCAGTCCTTGGGTAGATATTGTAGTAATATCAAGTACCTTCAACACTCCGTCTGCTGAGGTCATAAAAGATATTCAAGAGTATATAGATCCTGAGGCTACGCATGGCGAAGGCGATGGGATGGCTCCGTGCTGCCATTCTGTACAGATAAAAGGGGCTGAAAGCGTAAAAATCAACATATCAGCTAAAATTGTATTTGAGGGTGGCTATTCTGCCGAAACCTCAAGAAGCCATATTGAGGAAGCTATTGAGAAGTATTTAAGTGAATTAAGGAAAGGATGGGAGGCTAACGAGTTCAACGACATGACGGTAAGGCTTTCAAGGATTGAGGCTAATATCCTTAATATTCCGGGTATTCTTGATATTGAAAACACAACTCTAAATGGTGTGCCAGGCAACACAACTTTGACATATGAAAAAATACCAGTAAAAGGTGAGGTGGTTATAAATGTTTAA
- a CDS encoding putative phage tail protein encodes MFNAPEIILEIPEISTLYKRNDKQAIELDEALNAFDDNTSFDQMRESGIKRWEKIFNIIPLDDDTLEERRLRVHAKSLEKAPYSRRIVKRRISNFCEEGCRVSFSDDRLSVDVKIGLKSRRMQKTVESFLEDALPLNMTYVVSVLFNQYFKFGHLKYKDVKVYKCSELRERIFE; translated from the coding sequence ATGTTTAATGCGCCGGAGATAATTCTTGAAATCCCTGAGATATCAACCTTGTACAAGCGAAATGATAAGCAGGCAATAGAGCTTGACGAGGCTTTGAATGCCTTCGATGATAATACAAGTTTTGATCAAATGAGGGAATCAGGGATAAAAAGGTGGGAAAAGATATTTAACATCATTCCCTTAGATGATGATACCCTCGAAGAAAGGCGGCTTAGGGTACACGCAAAAAGCCTTGAAAAGGCTCCGTATTCCCGAAGGATTGTTAAAAGAAGAATAAGTAACTTCTGTGAAGAGGGCTGTAGAGTGTCCTTTTCGGATGATAGGCTGTCGGTAGATGTAAAGATAGGACTTAAGTCGAGGAGGATGCAAAAAACGGTTGAGAGCTTTTTAGAGGATGCCTTGCCCCTTAATATGACTTATGTGGTAAGTGTTCTTTTCAATCAGTATTTTAAGTTTGGCCATTTGAAGTATAAGGATGTAAAGGTGTATAAGTGCAGTGAATTAAGAGAAAGGATATTTGAATAA
- a CDS encoding phage holin family protein, whose amino-acid sequence MELNVIKAVIGILGASIASLFGGWDTAMVTLLIFMAIDYISGLIVAAVFKKSPKTETGALESRAGFKGLFRKGMTLLIVLIACRMDLVMHTNFIRDAVVIAYIVNESISIIENAGLMGIPVPKAIIKAIDILKRKEDEKETNKKEGE is encoded by the coding sequence ATGGAATTAAATGTTATAAAAGCGGTGATAGGGATATTAGGAGCTTCCATCGCTTCACTATTTGGAGGATGGGATACGGCAATGGTGACATTACTTATATTTATGGCGATTGACTACATTAGCGGTCTTATAGTGGCAGCAGTATTCAAGAAAAGCCCTAAGACAGAAACAGGTGCCTTGGAGAGTAGGGCGGGGTTTAAGGGGTTATTCAGAAAAGGTATGACACTTTTAATCGTGCTAATCGCTTGCAGAATGGATTTAGTAATGCACACAAATTTTATCAGGGATGCTGTCGTAATTGCATATATAGTCAATGAAAGTATTTCAATTATAGAAAACGCAGGGCTTATGGGCATACCTGTACCAAAAGCAATTATAAAAGCTATAGACATATTAAAGAGAAAAGAAGATGAAAAGGAAACTAACAAGAAGGAGGGCGAATAG
- a CDS encoding endolysin-like domain-containing protein → MVIIGSARIDERGNASKGKAGDQTCKEVATEPYYKHRLGWHLLRPKDAAVARKIGLAMVEACLNNNIGYDQSERYGVINCLKKYGRIAKINEPTEADCSSLVRACCIQAGIQMGDFNTSSEVSVLEKTGAFQKAVTVTNDTKLCAGDVLVTRAKGHTVIVTEGYPREDGKSTAKPTTKPSVKPKPNKAGRKSLEDVAREVIAGKWGNNPERKDKLIKAGYAPAEVQAVVNKLLK, encoded by the coding sequence ATGGTTATTATAGGTTCAGCAAGAATAGATGAGCGTGGGAATGCCAGCAAGGGCAAAGCTGGCGACCAAACCTGTAAAGAGGTAGCCACAGAGCCTTACTATAAGCATAGGCTAGGCTGGCATTTGCTGCGTCCTAAAGATGCAGCAGTTGCAAGAAAGATAGGTCTTGCGATGGTTGAGGCTTGCCTTAACAACAATATCGGCTACGACCAGTCCGAACGCTACGGAGTGATTAATTGCCTTAAGAAGTACGGAAGAATCGCAAAAATCAACGAGCCTACAGAGGCAGACTGTAGCTCACTTGTAAGAGCTTGTTGCATTCAGGCAGGAATACAGATGGGTGATTTCAATACTTCAAGCGAAGTATCTGTCCTTGAAAAGACAGGAGCCTTCCAAAAGGCTGTAACTGTAACTAACGACACTAAGCTTTGTGCGGGCGATGTGCTTGTAACAAGAGCCAAGGGGCATACCGTAATTGTAACCGAAGGCTATCCAAGAGAGGATGGAAAGTCTACTGCTAAGCCCACCACTAAGCCATCAGTAAAGCCAAAGCCTAATAAGGCAGGCAGAAAGAGCCTTGAAGATGTGGCTAGAGAGGTAATCGCTGGCAAGTGGGGCAATAACCCCGAAAGAAAAGATAAACTTATTAAGGCTGGCTATGCGCCTGCGGAGGTGCAGGCGGTAGTGAATAAGCTTCTCAAATGA
- a CDS encoding ArsR/SmtB family transcription factor — MLHLPHDHHNNKQHEDAISRLAVIDDFNLTAEVFKQLGDGSRLRIFWLLCHCEDCVLNISAMVNMSSPAVSHHLKQLKAGGLITSRRSGKEMFYKAADTERSRLLHCMIEKLMGIVCPE; from the coding sequence ATGTTACATTTACCTCATGACCATCACAACAATAAACAGCATGAAGACGCAATATCCCGTCTTGCAGTTATAGATGATTTCAATTTAACTGCTGAAGTTTTTAAGCAGCTTGGAGATGGCAGCAGACTTAGAATATTCTGGCTTTTATGCCACTGTGAAGACTGTGTGCTTAACATCAGTGCAATGGTAAATATGTCTAGTCCTGCAGTTTCTCATCATTTGAAGCAGTTAAAAGCAGGTGGACTTATTACAAGCAGAAGAAGTGGTAAAGAAATGTTTTATAAGGCTGCTGATACTGAAAGAAGCAGGCTCTTACATTGTATGATTGAGAAATTGATGGGTATAGTTTGCCCGGAATAG
- a CDS encoding carbohydrate kinase family protein: MEEKKIVVVGHVSLDLTPKFNMRTKVSSIGSVIKAGKLVNVGQVAIAPGGCVTNTGLALKKFGVDVKLIAKVGSDEFAEILYEKYRQQGVEPNFIVSGEDTTSYTIVLALNGCDRAFLHDSAANDSFCEEDIDYEVVKNSDYFHFGYPTLMKEFFREDKDELRKMFQKVKDFGLITSLDVTTIDPDSEQADIDWNQRLSEVLPYVDFFVPSVEELCFMLDKNKYYEIQNRASDDVCMHLSLSEDIVPMAEKVITLGCKGVLIKCGAAGMYLMTSDSIRMKELDGKISIEEWSNKRIFQNSYTPDRILSGTGAGDTSIAAFIYGICKGMTPEDTLRIAAGTGASCITEYDTLSGLLPISILKNKIQNGWKEQNFIHK; encoded by the coding sequence ATGGAAGAGAAAAAGATTGTAGTGGTGGGGCATGTATCGCTTGATCTTACACCAAAGTTCAATATGAGGACTAAAGTAAGTTCAATAGGCAGTGTAATAAAAGCAGGTAAATTGGTAAATGTAGGTCAAGTGGCTATTGCACCTGGAGGCTGTGTTACCAATACAGGACTGGCTCTTAAAAAATTTGGTGTGGATGTTAAACTTATTGCAAAAGTTGGTAGTGATGAATTTGCAGAAATTTTATACGAGAAATATAGACAACAAGGTGTTGAACCAAATTTTATAGTAAGTGGGGAAGATACCACATCATATACAATAGTTTTAGCACTCAATGGATGTGATAGGGCATTTCTCCATGATAGCGCGGCTAATGACAGCTTTTGTGAAGAAGATATAGACTATGAAGTAGTAAAGAACTCGGACTATTTTCATTTTGGATACCCTACCTTAATGAAAGAATTTTTTAGGGAAGATAAAGATGAACTAAGAAAGATGTTTCAGAAGGTGAAGGATTTTGGACTTATAACAAGTCTAGATGTAACAACAATAGATCCAGACAGTGAGCAGGCAGACATTGACTGGAATCAAAGGCTATCTGAGGTTTTGCCTTATGTAGATTTTTTTGTACCAAGTGTTGAAGAGCTTTGTTTTATGTTAGATAAGAATAAATATTACGAGATCCAAAATAGAGCAAGTGATGATGTCTGTATGCATTTATCACTATCAGAAGATATTGTTCCTATGGCAGAAAAAGTGATAACTCTCGGTTGTAAAGGTGTACTCATAAAATGCGGTGCAGCAGGAATGTATCTCATGACATCAGACAGCATAAGAATGAAAGAACTCGATGGTAAAATAAGCATAGAAGAATGGTCAAACAAGAGAATATTTCAAAATAGCTATACACCAGATAGAATATTGTCTGGTACAGGAGCAGGGGATACGTCAATAGCGGCATTTATATATGGGATATGCAAAGGAATGACACCTGAAGATACTTTAAGGATAGCTGCGGGTACTGGTGCATCATGTATAACAGAATATGATACTTTGTCGGGATTGCTACCGATAAGTATACTTAAAAATAAGATACAAAACGGTTGGAAGGAACAAAATTTTATTCATAAATAA
- a CDS encoding class II fructose-bisphosphate aldolase, with protein MLVTLKSVLGIAEAENIAIGAFNLTTLEGIRAVIEAAEELKQPVILQFANAAHKEYVSLENIAPAMLALGDKASVPVCVHLDHGADFEEVKRALDLGFTSVMYDGSALPYEINAANTRTVVDLASQYSASVEAEIGSMGAEISEDGGEADESCYTDPVIAAKFVAETGIDALACSFGTVHGIYKSAPKLDIDRIARIRKVTGVPVVMHGGSGISDEDFRKCIENGVRKINFYTYAAKYAGEYVKKKLEESSGYVFYHDVAVWGLESMKKTYIDTIKIFANLK; from the coding sequence ATGTTAGTTACGTTAAAATCAGTTTTAGGTATTGCGGAAGCAGAAAATATCGCAATAGGAGCATTTAATCTTACCACACTGGAAGGAATTAGGGCGGTTATAGAGGCTGCTGAGGAACTCAAACAACCTGTAATCTTACAGTTTGCAAATGCAGCACATAAGGAGTATGTATCTCTTGAAAATATTGCACCAGCCATGTTAGCACTTGGGGATAAAGCAAGTGTTCCAGTTTGTGTACATCTTGACCATGGTGCAGACTTTGAAGAAGTTAAAAGAGCATTGGATTTAGGTTTTACAAGCGTCATGTATGATGGTTCTGCTCTTCCTTATGAAATTAATGCTGCTAATACAAGGACTGTGGTTGATTTGGCAAGTCAGTACTCAGCTTCAGTTGAGGCTGAAATTGGTTCAATGGGTGCAGAAATAAGTGAAGATGGTGGTGAGGCAGATGAGAGCTGTTATACTGATCCCGTTATAGCTGCAAAATTTGTAGCAGAAACTGGGATTGATGCACTTGCCTGCTCTTTTGGTACTGTACACGGAATCTATAAGAGTGCGCCAAAACTAGATATAGATAGAATAGCTAGAATTCGTAAGGTAACTGGAGTTCCTGTTGTCATGCATGGTGGTTCAGGCATTAGCGATGAGGATTTTAGAAAATGCATTGAAAATGGAGTTAGAAAGATTAATTTTTATACATATGCGGCAAAATATGCAGGAGAGTATGTAAAGAAAAAGCTAGAAGAAAGTTCAGGATATGTATTTTATCATGACGTGGCTGTATGGGGGTTAGAATCAATGAAAAAGACATATATTGATACAATCAAGATATTTGCAAATTTGAAGTAA